GAGTGATCTCGTCGGGCGGTTCGGTCGACTGGGCGGTGGCGAAGACAAGCTGCCGCGCGGCTCTGCGGATCCGTGATACCTCGCGTGGCATCTCGATCGCCAGGGTGTTGGGGATCCGGGGTGCGTCTTCGGCAAGTAAAATGGGTTCGTTGCTAAGGGAGCTTTGAAGGCCTTTAAGGAGCCTCGCTGAGAGCTCTGAAAAGTTGTCGGATACCTCGCCTGCACATCGGCTGGCGAGGTTCGCGGCGGCGCCCATGCCGATGCACGCGGGGACATTCTCGGCACCGGGTCGCAAGCCCATTTCTCGCGGCTCGCCATAGGCAATCGGTGACAGGTGCAATCCGCGGCGAACATAGATCGCCCCAATGCCTTTGGGACCGTAGAACTTGTGGCCGCTGATCGCGATCGTATCGGCCCTCAGCCGGGTGGTGTCGACCGACAGCTTGCCGAAGACTTGGGTCGCATCACAATGGAGACGAACCCCCTGGTTGTGGCAGAGATCGGCAACTTCACGCACCGGTTGGATCGTGCCGAGTACGGGGTTGGCCAATTGCAGGCAGACCAGGCGCGTGTCGTCTCGCAGCATGGACTTGACCCGATCGGGGTCGATGACCCCCTCGGGCTCACAAGGGATCATTTCGACCTCGATCCCAGCGGCTTCGAGGCTACGGGCGGCGGCGGTCACCGAATCATGCTCAAGTTGGCTGACCAGCACATGGCCGGGGGACTCGTTGCGGTGCGCAGGCGATGTCAGCAGGCCGAGGATCGCCAGATTGTTTGCTTCGGTCCCCCCACTGGTGAACACGATTTCGAACGATTCGCAGCCCACTAAGCCAGCGACCGATTCACGAGCCTGCTCGAGTGCCTCGCCGACCGCTTGGGCATGGGCATGTTCTTGGTCCGGCAGCAGGAAGTGGGTCATCCAATAGGGCTGCATCGATTCGAGGACCGAAGGGGCCAGCGGCGTGGTGCGGTTGTAATCGAGGTAAATCAATGGAAATACGAGCTAAGTGGCTAGCGGAAGCTATCAAAAATCGCTGTTTTTTCGCCGCAGAGCAACTTGGTGCGGATCAAAATCGAGCGTTGGGCGTCAAACGCGAAGGGAAACACCAGACTAGTCGCCGTTTTCCCAAAAACCAGACGACACACGGGGCGCCGGAAAAAACGTTCTTTATGGTCTGGAAACGAGGTGCAATGCACTTCTTTTCCGTTCAACGGGTTTGCACTACACCGCAGAAGTGGCGATAATCGAGGTGTGAAGAACCTTAGCAGGATGCTGCACAAAAATCTCTACACTCCCCTCTCAAAAAATCTTTTCTTTACGGAGCGCGAAATGAAGCGACAACAAACTGGTTTCACCCTTGTCGAATTGCTGGTGGTGATCACGATCATCGGCATCTTGATGGGGCTATTGCTTCCTGCCGTCAACGCGGCTCGAGAACGAGCTCGTATGCAGCAGTGCCTTGCCAACATGAAGAATTACGGCTTGGCCGCGATCCAATATGAAAACACCAAAGGCGAGTTGCCGGGTTACCTGATGGATTTCGGGACCTTCACGACCGGAATCGATCCGACGGAAACCGACTCGTCGGCAACGCCTCCGCCATCCCATCGCAAGATCGGCACTTGGGCCGTCGCCCTGTTGCCTTGGCTTGACGCGCAACCGACTTATGAGCACTGGAGTGAGGATCGCTACCCGGTCGTTGACGGTGCTGGCGGTGATCGCCAGGGGACGAGTGGTCGAGATGCGGGCGACGGATTTCATGAGATGGCGGCGCCTAACTTGGCGATTTTCCAATGTCCCAGCAATCCCAACGACAGTTCCGAATGGGGCAGCAACAGCTACATCGCGAACAATGGACTCTACATTGCACCACCTCCATTTCCTACTTCTGGACTGATTAGCTTTGATGATTCCCAGGACCGCGCAAATGGGGCGTTCAACGCCAAGGCAGTGTTGCCCGCAGGGCCTAGGGTTCGATTGGATGACTTCAAAGACGGACAGGGAAATACGGTTTTGTTTTCGGAGAGTGTTCAAGCGTTGCCGTGGCATCGAGCTGGGTTCATCAATGCGTCCGATCTCGTTGCCAGCCCGCTTGTACCCGCTGCTTTCTCCAACGCTCGCGCGACGCAAGGGATGATGTGGCACTACGAAGATCCCGATGCTTCCGCTTCTTTGCCTTGGTCAAATGGGACCCCAGCGGAGGTTTTTTCTGTGCATCGTATCAATGGCGGCGGGACCAACCCAGGTCTCGATATTTTTAATCTGACCATGCACGATACCTTGCGATCGGGCGGGATGGACATTGGCGGTCGGGCGGCGTATCCGCAAGACCTCGCTCGCCCCTCCTCGGCGCACGTTGACGGCGTGAATGCATCGATGGCTGACGGTGGAACTCGGTACATTGGTGAGCAAATTGATTATCGTGTCTACCAAGCGTTGCTGACCCCTCGTGGAAAAAGCAGTGATGTGCCGTGGCAAGAGTTCGTGTTGAACGACGACGACTATTAACGGTCGACTCGCAAAAGGGACGATTTCAAAAACGAAGGTGGTGCTGGATACAGCATCGCCTTTTTTGTTTGCGCGGAAAGCATTTGATGGCAGCGGTTGGCAGCGGGAACGGAAACAAGGGCTCTTCAAACCCGTTCAATGCTGGCATACGAGACGAAGCGGAAAGGCCGAAAGCTTGCGGCGGTCTCAGGATGGAAATCTTTCCCTGTTTTAAAGGGGGCCTTGCAGTTTGGTGTTACCCAGCCAGAGGACATGGGTATCGACACGAGTCGCGTTCATGGAGTCTGGTTCCCCTTGCCCCGAACGCTCGCGGGGAGAGAATCGGGGGCTTACCTTTACCCACACGTCGGCACGCCGAAAATGGTCCAAAACCACGAGCTTCACTACGGCGAAGCCGTTAAACTCGGCAGCCCAGGGTCGCGATAGCGCAGCCTGGGTAAACGGAGCACTCAAAGCTCTTACGCCAACGGCGTTGTATTCCAAAGCCTAGGGTCGCGCCGCGGCGAAGCCGCAGAGCGCACCTAGGTCGCCGACCACGTCGCGTGGCATACCTCGAAGAGGTTTTACAAAGAACGGCATGGACGCCGCAAAATGATGCCAATCGGCGCTGGCGT
This window of the Novipirellula artificiosorum genome carries:
- a CDS encoding DUF1559 family PulG-like putative transporter; amino-acid sequence: MKRQQTGFTLVELLVVITIIGILMGLLLPAVNAARERARMQQCLANMKNYGLAAIQYENTKGELPGYLMDFGTFTTGIDPTETDSSATPPPSHRKIGTWAVALLPWLDAQPTYEHWSEDRYPVVDGAGGDRQGTSGRDAGDGFHEMAAPNLAIFQCPSNPNDSSEWGSNSYIANNGLYIAPPPFPTSGLISFDDSQDRANGAFNAKAVLPAGPRVRLDDFKDGQGNTVLFSESVQALPWHRAGFINASDLVASPLVPAAFSNARATQGMMWHYEDPDASASLPWSNGTPAEVFSVHRINGGGTNPGLDIFNLTMHDTLRSGGMDIGGRAAYPQDLARPSSAHVDGVNASMADGGTRYIGEQIDYRVYQALLTPRGKSSDVPWQEFVLNDDDY
- a CDS encoding cysteine desulfurase family protein, with translation MIYLDYNRTTPLAPSVLESMQPYWMTHFLLPDQEHAHAQAVGEALEQARESVAGLVGCESFEIVFTSGGTEANNLAILGLLTSPAHRNESPGHVLVSQLEHDSVTAAARSLEAAGIEVEMIPCEPEGVIDPDRVKSMLRDDTRLVCLQLANPVLGTIQPVREVADLCHNQGVRLHCDATQVFGKLSVDTTRLRADTIAISGHKFYGPKGIGAIYVRRGLHLSPIAYGEPREMGLRPGAENVPACIGMGAAANLASRCAGEVSDNFSELSARLLKGLQSSLSNEPILLAEDAPRIPNTLAIEMPREVSRIRRAARQLVFATAQSTEPPDEITRALKAIGRTDAQIGRTLRISLGWTTSRDQVDRAVGMLAEACG